Part of the Arachis hypogaea cultivar Tifrunner chromosome 6, arahy.Tifrunner.gnm2.J5K5, whole genome shotgun sequence genome, AATCCCCTCTCAAGTCTCAACAACTCTGGCATATTGCCTATTGCCCTATTGCGTCAACGTACGCGCCATTAGCCGCAACATGGTCACATGCCTCTCTTTGAATGTAGTTACCCACTCACCCTCCCATTTTTGACTTCTCCACATACGTACATACAATCATACATACCTCCACCCACCACTCCCCTcccttattttcattctttttatatATACTCACAATTCATAACACTACTACTACAAACCCCTCATCAACACTTCATTATTTCACTCTCTATATAATTACCCTTTTCTAAACGCTCCCAAAATATATTCTTTCAACTGACATAAGCATCGTCCAAGAATCAATGGAGATTCAGCAAGAGGAACACGAGTCGTGGTCGGAGACGGAGAGCACGGGGAGCCGGAGCACACGTGTGGGCTTCAGTGGGCCGCTGAGCGGCCCATTGGTgtccaacaacaagaagaagttgAGCGCCAGGTTCAAGGACGACGATGATGACTTGGTCGAGATCACCTTGGACGTTCGCGACGACACCGTTTCCGTCCAGAACATTCGAGGCGGAGACCCAGAGACGGCACTCCTTGCTAGCCGCCTCGAGAAGCGGCCGTCCTCGCTGGGTGTCCGCCTCAGACAGGTGTCACAGGAATTGAAACGCATGACTTCCTCTCAGAAGTTCGACAAAGTTGATAGGAGCAAGTCCGGTGCCGCACGTGCACTCAAAGGACTCAAGTTTATGACCAAAAATGTCGGAACTGATGGTTGGTCTAAGGTTGAGACCCGCTTCCTTGAGTTGGCCGTCGatggaaagctccccaaaacccgGTTTAGCCAGTGCATAGGTacttcttatttttattcttaattttttagtaACTGATTAATTATTAGTCGATCAATGTTACTGTTGTTGGTGaagtaattaattagttaatgacGAAAACTAATTAAACTAGGTATGAACGACTCGAGAGAGTTTGCTGGAGAGTTATTTGATGCATTAGCTCGTCGTCGAGGCATAACATCGGCTTCCATTACCAAGGATGAGTTGCGTGAATTCTGGGAACAAATTACTGATCAGAGCTTTGATTCAAGGCTGCAGACCTTCTTTGACATGTAAGATAATTATTATGATAGCTTCATTAATTAGGACATGCATGCTATCAATCATCACAGATAGTATGTATAATTATGTTGCATgcacattaaaaaaaatacatattaaaatataaaatatatttttaaaatgaattaaataaatatGTTCTTGTGACCAATTTGATGAGTAACACCTAACATCTTTTATAATCAAATGTGGTAGCTATAAGACCTAGGTGTTAATGGAGACTAATTAAGGTGCtcattaattttttaaagacCATACAGATTAATTACAGATTATAGACAATAGAGAGATCGTCAGAGATCGTTTGACTTTGCtttctaattatttgtatttatcTATCAGTGGTGGAAAAACTAACGCCGCACTTGATGCAACTTTCATGTGAAGAAATGATGATTgagtttatataatattatatattattgtcaCCCACCCATAAGATATACTAGGGAATTATTGTTCACAAATTTGTGGAGTTATGAAAGTTGTCATTATGCAAATTAGAGTATTAACAACCATCAATTAATAAATGATAATTCTAAAATAATCTTGTTACATATAGATTTTCTTATAGTGGATATCATTTTATGACATcagtatttttaataatttatacatattttcttattttattaattaaaaataatttaattatacaactaattaataataattatatttttattctggtGTTATGAGTGTTTTAGTATTCCAATAGTATTATCAATTTTGAAATAGTTATTTTTTCCAAGTATAAGATTATGAAAGTATTCTCAATGTTTCTAGGTTTATGTAGTAGAACTAACCGAAGGGTGCTTATCATTTTTGAAACCTAACTTAACTAAATCACGCAATCATAATAagcttataatttaataatttttaaaacctACATATTGTAACCTGTCAAATGGCACCCAATTAGTAGTTAAAATATCAGATCACTATCTTTTGGTTGAATTGCTCTATAcgaattatttttcaataaaaaattacttaaaaacattttgaagaaTTATTTTTCGATCTCCTGTGTACAACTATACATGACGCGGGATTTTAATCCATCATTCAAACCTTAGAAAATTTGTTGCaagattattattgttattattattaagataGTGGAACGGTCTAGGGGTTAAGCTGGAAAGtgaaccaaaaagataaattgaaCTTAAATCGGAAATCAATGGTTGGTCccattgaagaaaagaaaaaaaagaatgaatCAGCGTTTGCTGCACCAAACCCAAAGGGCTTTAGGAACATGAACCAGTCAACGCTGTGTTGGGTTGATAactgaacaaaaaaaatatacatacacGGAATTTGTCTCTCTATTGACTATTGAGTATCATTTGGAAAACAACATATGTACGCATGAATGTCacataaagatataattatttataagttCTCTTCTTATCAGTTTAcattattagaataaataatattttaatataattttaaaattttatattcaaaaatctTGAATTcaacttttaataaattttaaaattaaaaaaataataatattagataaataaaatatataaaaaaaacaaaaattcaaaagagtacTGTTGAAAACGAGTCCTATGATGACAATGTCATAGTCAAAATATGAAAACATATATTATTGAGAATCAAATGTCAATGCTATATCTTAGATTAGGTGATTTAGGTCCACACCGACATTTTTGCTGACTATTGATAAAATTGAACTCATGCCAGGGTGGACAAGAATGCTGACGGACGAATTACCGAAGAAGAAGTTAAAGAGGTAAGCAATAATATACAACTATACTTACCGAAATTAATTTTTGTATGTGGAGATATGAACGTCGTTAAACTGTTGTATGATTATTGTTTTTACAGATTATCGCTTTGAGCGCTTCCGCTAATAAGCTTTCAAAATTACAAGAGCGTGCGGAAGAATATGCAGCTCTTATCATGGAGGAGTTGGATCCAGACAACCTTGGATTCGTGGAGGTTTACAACTTGGAAATGCTGCTTCTGCAAGCACCAGCGCAATCAACACACATGAACACAGATAGCAGGGTGCTGAGCCAAATGCTGAGCCAGAAACTAGTCCCAACAAAAGAACACAACCCAATCAAGCGTGGGTTGCGGTCACTGTCCTACTTCATCGAGGACAACTGGAAGCGTCTCTGGATTATAGCTCTCTGGCTCTGCATCTGCGCAGGCCTCTTCACTTGGAAGTTCATCCAGTACAAGAACCGCGCAGTCTTCCACGTCATGGGCTACTGTGTCACCACGGCCAAGGGAGCCGCCGAGACTCTCAAGTTCAACATGGCCTTAATCCTCTTACCTGTATGCAGAAACACCATCACCTGGCTCAGGAGCAGGACCAAGCTAGGCATGGCCGTTCCCTTTGATGACAACATCAACTTTCACAAGGTATGTATGTTCTTATTTTATATCTTAAGTTGAGTTTAGTTTTGATAACGAGATAAAacaaagacattaaaaataaaatataaaaattaatatttttatattttgttaggtgataaattaaaataaattataaaaatttaatttaatttttttatttaaaaaatttaagaaaaaaatataataataaaaaatataaaaaattaataacataataaaaataaaacataaattatgtTTTGTTGTTAGCGTCtctaacaaaatatactaatttaatataattttatatctttataAACAAAAACAGCCTTAGTATCTTTTCCATAACATAACTATAACTGTGGTATCTTTGTTCAGGTGATTGCTTTTGGGGTTGCGATTGGGGTTGGGTTGCATGCAATTTCACATCTAACGTGCGATTTCCCAAGGCTGTTACACGCGACGGACGCGGAATATGAGCCAATGAAGCCATTTTTTGGGCAGCAAAGGCCAAACAATTATTGGTGGTTTGTGAAGGGGACAGAGGGTTGGACAGGGATAGTGATTGTGGTGCTTATGGCAATAGCATACACATTGGCACAACCTTGGTTCCGAAGAAGCAGGTTGAATCTTCCTAAACCTCTCAAGAAACTCACTGGCTTCAACGCCTTTTGGTACTCTCATCACCTATTCGTCATTGTCTATGCTCTTTTAATCGTTCATGGATACTTCCTTTACCTCACCAAGCATTGGTATAAGAAAACGGTATGCATCAATTTATTACATTATTTTCCTTATTcattcattcttttcttcttttctaaacTTATTGAACTATTTGTACAGACTTGGATGTATCTTGCTATTCCCATGCTCATATACGCATGTGAGCGCCTACTTCGTGCTTTTAGATCTGGCTACAAAAGTGTCAAGATTTTGAAGGTACATTGCCTTGTATGTCTACTACTGCTTTTGTTTAAGATAAATAATGCACTAAACTATATAAACTTGTCAATGATCCAGGTTGCAGTATACCCAGGAAATGTCTTGGCCTTGCATATGTCAAAACCACAAGGGTTTAAGTACTATAGCGGACAGTATATTTTCGTTAACTGTTCAGATGTCTCCCCATTTCAATGGTaaaattcttcttcttatttattAACGAGAAATGTTTCTGTAAATTAATTGCTAACTAACTgacatgtatgtatatgtataggcATCCTTTCTCTATTACATCAGCTCCGGGAGATGATTACGTAAGCGTCCATATTCGGACTTTGGGTGACTGGACTTCACAGCTTAAGGCGGTTTTCGCGAAGGCGTGTCAACCGGCAAGTGGGGACCAAAGTGGTCTTCTAAGAGCAGATATGTTACAGGGCAACAACATACCAAGGATGCCGAAGCTGTTGATTGATGGGGCATATGGAGCTCCAGCACAAGACTACAAGAACTACGAAGTGATCCTTCTCGTGGGGCTAGGAATTGGTGCAACACCATTGATTAGTATACTGAAAGATGTGTTAAACAACATAAAGCAACAGAAAGACATAGAAGAAGGGATGGTGGAAAGTGGTGTTAAGAACAACAAGAGAAAACCATTCGCCACAAACAGGGCTTATTTCTACTGGGTGACACGTGAGCAGGGGTCGTTCGAGTGGTTCAGGGGTGTGATGGATGAGGTTGCAGAGAATGACAAGGACGGAGTGATTGAGCTTCATAACTATTGTACAAGTGTGTATGAAGAAGGAGATGCTAGATCGGCTTTGATCACAATGCTTCAGTCCCTCCAACATGCTAAGAGTGGTGTGGATATTGTTTCAGGGACAAGGGTCAAGACCCACTTTGCTAGGCCTAATTGGCGCAAGGTCTTTAAGCAAGCTGCTCTCAAACACCCCAACAAAACAGTTGGTAAGTTCATTTTCTTAATATCTCTACTTATAtcgaatttaaattatattttgttaggaaatataaaaaaatgagttatgttacctgaacactaaaatcaactatcaaattcagccaccagtataaaatatatgttagaatataaatacatattaaaaataaattaaatcatatatatatttatacacaaatacattagctgattttagtagttaattttggtttacaaatagtattttttttcaaaaatattatatatacataaaaaaatagttttaattaattgtcatgtttatttaatttattttatatatataaaggttatgttagaggattattagaatatattatttttaattataaattaagcatcaatatttaaaaatataaaataaaatatattgttagattattaaactaaaaaatttgattaaaaaaattaaatttataactaaataataattaaaattattcaagtttgataatttttaatatttttttataattaatttttaatatacactAAATAGTATTGAATATATGAGTCAATATGACTATTATGTTTACATTCTCTATTTACTCCTTTTTTAGGTGTATTTTACTGTGGAGCTCATGCATTGGTTGGAGAATTAAAGAGGCTTTCTCTGGACTTTTCTAGGAAAACCAACACTAAGTTCGATTTTCATAAAGAGAATTTTTAGATTCTTTTATCTCTTAGCTcttcatttttaatttattttatatttttctcaacTGTAATATAGATAAATAGTCAGGGCCGGGCCGGGGGAGACTAATTAGTAGTATAAAAGGTTGCTGCATGCACTTTTTGTTGCAGAAATAGATGAGCAGCTAAGCTAGCAGTGCATTAATTTGTGATTCGTATACatgtataaaaaaattgtattctcGTTGATGGGAATTAAATTATGACAttgttgttttcactttttcatataatcaaattaaataaaaaatttatcaaattttatttattcaacATACGTGTAATGAACGTCTTAACTTACCCTAGTTACGATTAACAACACATAATTCACACAAAAGTAAAATGATTATGAAGACACTTAAGGAGTTATGGTAGTGCGACGCATTTTATCTAATAGATATATGGTGTATTTCTTTGGTATATGAAAACAACAAAACAGTAGAACATTTTGTGTTATACTGTGTTTATTTACTATTTGTATTGATAAAGTTAATCTCGGGAATCTATTTTCATCCCTGCTAAACATAgcacaaaggtgatgataggaaAAGGGAGAGAAAAATCTTATTATGTAATATATTCTATTCCCGCCCACTTTGCCTTTGTTCTCATTTTATTATCATGATGTAATATAACAAACATAATTATGCTAAACATAGATTACAACTAAtagctaaaattagttattaatataaaatatatattaaaataaaaattatatattaaaataaattaaatttatatatatatatataataattaattttaatactcACTTAACGTTTTTGTTACCGATAATACTTTAATACTCATCAGAAATATGTGACTCCAAAAAATTATGTACAAAGagatatttgtatattaaatttgATACTTCACATATATAgctcttaaaattaaagataaagaaaatatagataagtAAACATGGGTGCAAAATCAACTTatcaaaaacaatttttgaagtgtatattatttatttaaaaaaaagattatatactttaaaaattattttttcatctttttcaataattaaatatataaatggttacattaaatagagaaaaaaatggtTACACCAACAAAATTCGGTGTTCTAAAGGAATCGGACACTGATTGTGATGGGCAAAAGATAAAAGGGTGAAGAGGCATGAAATgctaaatttgttttttaaaatgcGAGAATATTTATATGTTAAAGAAGAACGttcataattatttaaaattttttgccatgtttaaatcattttttacaaaaataattttataaaaataaattactaaatatCACTACTAACTTATTTAATcggataaaatatattataataaactaaaaaaataaatactaatatttttattatgatataCTTTATTTGATTAAATCAGTTAGTAGACGTTTATATTTTAAGTCCTGAGTGTGTAAGTAGaatcaacaaaaataatataaactagaaaaataaacacTGAAATTTTGATTGTAAGCATTTTTTTACCattattttaagtaattttataattttttaaaatatttattatatttatttattttgtaatgagtacaacaaaaataatatatatcactaaaatttttataactattataattaaatattttataaaagttaaaatttttattgtaaatactttttatgcttattgtaaatatttttataaaattttaaaattcgttgCAAAAAGTTATGAGTACCATACAAATTTGTAGAGTACTCTTACgtttttttacataattaattatttttacatatatattatttaaaattaattatatttttttctttttattatgtatttcatCTAAGCCAAATGAATGTATACATGTTTTGtttatatatcttatttacattataaataagatatataatatGAATTTATAACTTCTAGTTTTTATTGTGAATAATAGAATGAACAGTGTAATTAATTTGCAAAACATATATATATgacaataattattttatttatttatttt contains:
- the LOC112695536 gene encoding respiratory burst oxidase homolog protein B encodes the protein MEIQQEEHESWSETESTGSRSTRVGFSGPLSGPLVSNNKKKLSARFKDDDDDLVEITLDVRDDTVSVQNIRGGDPETALLASRLEKRPSSLGVRLRQVSQELKRMTSSQKFDKVDRSKSGAARALKGLKFMTKNVGTDGWSKVETRFLELAVDGKLPKTRFSQCIGMNDSREFAGELFDALARRRGITSASITKDELREFWEQITDQSFDSRLQTFFDMVDKNADGRITEEEVKEIIALSASANKLSKLQERAEEYAALIMEELDPDNLGFVEVYNLEMLLLQAPAQSTHMNTDSRVLSQMLSQKLVPTKEHNPIKRGLRSLSYFIEDNWKRLWIIALWLCICAGLFTWKFIQYKNRAVFHVMGYCVTTAKGAAETLKFNMALILLPVCRNTITWLRSRTKLGMAVPFDDNINFHKVIAFGVAIGVGLHAISHLTCDFPRLLHATDAEYEPMKPFFGQQRPNNYWWFVKGTEGWTGIVIVVLMAIAYTLAQPWFRRSRLNLPKPLKKLTGFNAFWYSHHLFVIVYALLIVHGYFLYLTKHWYKKTTWMYLAIPMLIYACERLLRAFRSGYKSVKILKVAVYPGNVLALHMSKPQGFKYYSGQYIFVNCSDVSPFQWHPFSITSAPGDDYVSVHIRTLGDWTSQLKAVFAKACQPASGDQSGLLRADMLQGNNIPRMPKLLIDGAYGAPAQDYKNYEVILLVGLGIGATPLISILKDVLNNIKQQKDIEEGMVESGVKNNKRKPFATNRAYFYWVTREQGSFEWFRGVMDEVAENDKDGVIELHNYCTSVYEEGDARSALITMLQSLQHAKSGVDIVSGTRVKTHFARPNWRKVFKQAALKHPNKTVGVFYCGAHALVGELKRLSLDFSRKTNTKFDFHKENF